The sequence below is a genomic window from Lolium perenne isolate Kyuss_39 chromosome 7, Kyuss_2.0, whole genome shotgun sequence.
CATGCCTGGCCTTACTGCATATGCTGGGTTTTTTGACGTGGCCAAGCCGAAAAAAGGGGAGTATGTCTTTGTGTCGGCTGCATCAGGCGCCGTAGGACAGCTTGTTGGGCAGCTTGCTAAAATCACAGGCTGCTACATTGTTGGCAGTGCCGGTTCTGATGAGAAGGTTTGTTCTCTCTCTGTCACCGGTTCTGCTTATATCTACATCATGAATAGTAAGCATACTGATTATGTTACTCCATGTTTCAAATATCCGTGATACATCATTTTTCTTGGAATAAATTTACCTTTTGCTTCAGGTCAACCTCCTAAAAACAAAGTTTGGATTCGACGAtgccttcaactacaagaaggagaaggacCTCAACGCCGCACTTAAGAGGTCCATTTCCAAGCCCCTTTGCTACCATATCCTTGTGTTCAAACTTCGAATGGTAACGGCCAATTAATAGAATCCTCCATGCCACAATACTGGCTCTCAGGTGCTTTCCGAAGGGCATTGACATCTACTTCGAGAATGTGGGTGGTGCGATGCTGGACGCGGTGCTACTTAACATGAGGTTGCACGGGCGGGTGTCAATGTGTGGATTGATCTCGCAGTACAACCTGGAGCAGCCTGAGGGTGTGCGTAACCTCTTCTGCATCGTCACCAAGCGTATCCGCGTGGAGGGTTTCATGGTGACGGAGTACTTCGGCACCTACAGAAAGTTTGAGGAGGAGATGGCAGGTTACCTCAAGGAAGGGAAGATCACCTATGTGGAGGACGTTGCAGAGGGCATAGAGAACGTGCCAGCTGCGCTTATCGGGATCTTCTACGGACGTAACATCGGAAAGCAGCTTGTGGCTGTAGCACGGGACTGACATCACATGTCGCTgatgtttttttttcgaaatgggggtattccccggcctctgcatcagtcgatgcacacagccttttattAAAAGAGACACGCCGCTGATGTAACTTTAGACACCAGAGTTCTTTTAGGTTCTAATCAGGCGTTGCGTGACCTTCTCGATGAGCATGAGGATGATGTGTTGATAACTTATGAGATCCTAAAGAAATATCCGAAATTTTACTTGTTTCCAATGCAACTTAGTTGTCGTGGTTCTTTCACTGCATATGCCATTGAGATGGCCTACGAAGAGAGTAGGGTGGGATGACGTTGGAGATTCCAGGGATGAGGTTGAGCACACGATGGACCTATCTTTGTTTTACTGCGGTGGCAAAACCATGTGCTATTATAAATCACTATATTATCATAATGTCGCTAGTTTTAGGCGACTTGCTATATGATATCGGTGGCCTTTCTAATATCTTGGTGAGATCTGTCTATGATCTATTGAAACTGTCTTAATCTACCCTTGAGGGGTGCGCCTGCctattatattgtgatccaaattcatactaAACGGAGGCTAACTTCAGACTCCGCTACGCTTCGGCCAGCCCCCCGCGGTACGGATCaatgccaccgtctatatatgcctcttgtaagccgccggttagggtttatcagattataagataaccaccGGTGTTTGTAAACACTCATCGATATAGTGAAGTATTTGCTGGCACCCGTGGTTTTTCCCCTCTGTGTTGGAGGGGTTTTCCACAttaaatcttgtgtctccgctgtattttatttatcgtttTTCGTTATTTACTTATCGCTTTTGTAACACTGCCTAGCTTTATATTCTACAGTTGGTCAGGGTTACATGAGTTCTACTAGGACTCAGCAAAGGAGATCTTTCCTTATACCATATGGCAGGTCAACATTCTTGATAGATATGGTTTAGGCCTTCTAGCCGTCTAGCTTTGGGCTTCAATCTAAAAACCGTCaaatactctctctctctctctctctccattttATAATTACAATTCTTGCCATGGTTTTACTTTGCGGGTTAAATTGAGAGCGAGTTCTACTTTCTATCCTCTATTTATGTATTTGTGACACTGATTGCCTCATCGAGTGAAAAAATATCTAGAATGTGCATTCTGGAGTATTTGGATCATCATGCCCTCCTAGTGGCTtccttttgttggagatatgcccaagaggcaataataaagtggttattaaaatatctttgtgtttatgataaatgtttgcataccatgttataattgtattaacctaaacattgatacatgtgtgttatgtaaacaacaaggagtccctagtaagcctcttgtataactagcttgttgattaatagatgatcatggtttcgtgatcatgaacattagatgttattaataacaaggttgtgtcattagatgaatgatataatggacacacacccaaataagagtagcataagatcaagtcattaagtttaatttgctataagctttcgatacatagttacctagtccttcgaccatgagatcatgtaaatcacttataccggaagggtactttgattacatcaaacgtcactgcataaatgggtggttataaagatgggattaagtattcagaaagtatgagttgaggcatatggatcaagagtgggatttgtccatcccgatgacggatagatatactctggaccctctcggtggaatgtcgtctgattagcttgcaagcatgtgactggttcacaagagatgatatgccacggtacgagtaaagagtacttgtcggagacgaggttgaacaaggtatggagataccgatgatcaaacctcggacaagtaatgtatcgtgtgacaaagggaatcgttatcgtatgtaaatggttcaatcgatcactaagttatcgttgaatatgtgggagccattatggatctccagatcccgctattgtttattgctcggagaggagtctcgatgacataggcatccccaatgggcctgccgaagatggtacccggggtttactgaaggcccacgactcgaaggataagaagaatcggaagtccaagttactattaaggaaagctagagttgtattaggaaataatacttgtaatcttgcgggatgggttggaaaccctcccggactctgtaacttgtgtattacgaatccctcggctccgcctattatataagggggagtcgggggacaaagaaagcatcgattcattgtctcacgaaaccctagttttcatatcgtcgagcacttttcggctgaaaccttcgagatctacttgccctttacttccgactaaaaccctagtctacaacttgtaggcattgataaattaatcccttgtcaattggcgccgtctgtgggaattagatgcgtcaaggatctgatctcgatggcacgttcaagatcgtcgacttcgtcaactgcaagcaacgcgatggatagaggtaaacagatcgaaactggtctagtcgattttgttcctcacccgccctcccgtttggatgcatatgcgtatctggaggagcctatggagatgacgttcggaaggttccactttcgcgtcaagAAAGAAGGAGTGTATCGTcttgaaattccgatctcgtcgggaataTCAGCGGTAGACCCTGATTTTTCGAGTTcagcatcgtcaatcgagtcacacgatgaggagacttcatcgccacgcttcatcagcaccaggtgacacgcgtacagcacgcgaccgttgggaaccccaagtggaaggtgtgatgcgtacagcagtaagtttccctcagttagaaaccaaggtttatcgaaccagtaggagtcaagaagcacgttgaaggttgatggcggtgagatgtagtgcggcgcaacaccagggattccggcgccaacgtgaaacctgcacaacacaaaccaagtactttgccccaacgaaacagcgaggttgtcaatctcaccggcttgctgtaacaaaggattagatgtatagtgtggatgatgattgtttgcagaaaaacaagagaacagtattaagagattgtatttcagtatagagaattggaccggggtccacagttcactagaggtgtctctcccataagataaacaacatgttgggtgaacaaattacagttgggcaattgacaaataaagagggcatgaccatgcacatacatattatgatgagtatagtgagatttaattgggcattacgacaaagtacatagaccgctatccagcatgcatctatgcctaaaaagtccaccttcaggttatcatccgaaccccctccagtattaagttgctaacaacagacaattgcattaagtattgcgcgtaatgtaatcagtaactacatcctcgaacatagcaccaatgttttatccctagtggcaacagcacatccataaccttagaggttcttgtcactcctccagattcacggagacatgaacccactatcgagcataaatactccctcttggagttactagcatcaacttggccagagcatctactaataacggagagcatgcaagatcataaacaacacatagacatgaattgataatcaacataacatagtattctctattcatcggatcccaacaaacgcaacatatagaattacagatagatgatcttgatcgtgttcggcagctcacaagacccgacaattaagcacaatggggagaagacaaccatctagctactgctatggacccatagtccaggggtagactactcaaacatcactccggaggcgaccatggcggcgtagagtcctccgggagatgattcccctctccggcagggtgccggaggcgatctcctgaatcccccgagatgggattggcggcggcggcgtctctggattgcacgaatatgacataaagtgtgcataaaacatgtagatatcatcaataatgtggcatggaacataagaaattatcgatacgtcggagacgtatcagcatccccaagcttagttcctgctcgtcccgagcaggtaaacgataaacaaagataatttctggagtgacatgccatcataaccttgatcatactatttgtaaagcatatgtagtgaatgcagcgatcaaaacaatgtaaatgacatgagtaaacaaatgaatcatatagcaaagacttttcatgaatagtacttcaagacaagcatcaataagtcttgcataagagttaactcataaagcaataattcatagtaaaagcattgaagcaacacaaaggaagattaagtttcagcggttgctttcaacttataacatgtatatctcatggatattgtcgatgtaaagtaatataacaagtgcaatatgcaaatatgtaggaatcaatgcacaattcacacaagtgtttgcttcttgaggtggagagaaataggtgaactgactcaacaataaaagtaaaagaatggtccttcaaagaggaaaagcatcgattgctatatttgtgctagagctttgattttgaaaacaagaaacaattttgtcaacggtagtaataaagcatatgtatcatgtaaattatatcttacaagttgcaagcctcatgcatagtatactaatagtgcccgcaccttgtcctaattagcttggactaccgggatcatcgcaatgcacatgttttaaccaagtgtcacaaaggggtacctctatgccgcctgtacaaaggtctaaggagaaagctcgcattggatttctcgctattgattattctcaacttagacatccataccgggacaacatagacaacatataatggactcctcttttatgcataagcatgtaacaacaattaattttctcatttgagattgaggatattgtccaaaactgaaacttccaccatggatcatggctttagttagcggcccaatgttcttctctaacaatatgcatgctctaaccataaggtggtagatcgctcttacttcagacaagacgaacatgcatagcaactcacatgatattcaacaaaga
It includes:
- the LOC127313101 gene encoding 2-alkenal reductase (NADP(+)-dependent) encodes the protein MAAAAAEVSNKGVTLKRHVMGFPTEDDMELVTATVRLTVPPGSAAVIVKNLYLSCDPYMRSRMTRHKEPSYVPDFVPGEVLTAFGVSKVLESGHSGYKAGDLVWGIIGCEEYTLVTNPESLFKISHPEFPLSYYTGVLGMPGLTAYAGFFDVAKPKKGEYVFVSAASGAVGQLVGQLAKITGCYIVGSAGSDEKVNLLKTKFGFDDAFNYKKEKDLNAALKRCFPKGIDIYFENVGGAMLDAVLLNMRLHGRVSMCGLISQYNLEQPEGVRNLFCIVTKRIRVEGFMVTEYFGTYRKFEEEMAGYLKEGKITYVEDVAEGIENVPAALIGIFYGRNIGKQLVAVARD